A genomic stretch from Hoplias malabaricus isolate fHopMal1 chromosome 4, fHopMal1.hap1, whole genome shotgun sequence includes:
- the myoz3a gene encoding myozenin-2 yields the protein MQTAHNNLTKQRQQQALALSREARGGTLNLGKKVSVPKDVMMEELNLTSNRGSRMFQERQKRVERFTVEGTPEASTIIYDNLHLYQPQNQSQTNAYVDGGKENLAYPAPGKHSLVTTLKKTVAKKGSPSVLAPGYSGPLKEIPREKFNVTVVPKFYSSPWREALGNNEELLSTLNAQLPQPEKLQPANYRCFNRVAMPFGGPMHSKRVVPVISFEVLESPSLPGPALDRMSKSRNFNRAPRGWGSGYVPESNEL from the exons ATGCAGACGGCACACAATAATCTCACCAAACAGCGTCAGCAACAGGCACTGGCCCTCAGCAGAGAGGCTAGAGGAG GGACCCTGAATCTCGGAAAGAAGGTCAGTGTGCCAAAAGATGTGATGATGGAGGAGTTGAACTTGACATCAAACAGAGGCTCCAGGATGTTTCAGGAGAGGCAGAAGAGAGTGGAGAGATTTACAGTGGAGGGTACACCTGAAGCATCTActataatatat GACAACCTGCATCTGTACCAGCCCCAAAACCAGAGCCAGACAAATGCATACGTAGATGGAGGGAAAGAGAACCTGGCGTATCCTGCACCCGGTAAACACAGTCTGGTTACCACTCTGAAGAAAACTGTGGCCAAGAAAGGCAGCCCCAGCGTCCTTGCTCCAG GTTACTCTGGACCTTTGAAAGAAATTCCTCGTGAAAAGTTCAATGTCACAGTAGTTCCTAAATTCTACAGCTCACCTTGGAGAGAAGCTCTGGGAAATAACGAGGAGCTTCTGTCCACCCTGAATGCACAGCTACCTCAACCAGAGAAACTCCAGCCTGCTAACTACAGGTGCTTCAACAG AGTTGCTATGCCCTTTGGGGGTCCCATGCACAGTAAGAGGGTGGTCCCCGTCATCAGCTTTGAGGTGCTGGAATCGCCAAGCTTGCCAGGCCCGGCATTGGACAGAATGTCGAAAAGTCGCAACTTCAACAGAGCACCTCGAGGATGGGGCTCTGGATACGTACCTGAATCAAACGAGCTGTAA
- the acsl1b gene encoding long-chain-fatty-acid--CoA ligase 1b, which yields MQAHELWKQLRLPELEDVRQYFRGLSTQTLVGIGAFAALTTYVYATRPKALKPICDLSVQSVEIPGGEFARRSVLLDNDTLLCFYYDDATTMYECFTRGMRVSNNGPCLGSRKPKQPYEWLSYSEVAERAANVGSALLHKGHSKTNDQYIGIFAQNRPEWTIAELGCYTYSLVVVPLYDTLGTEAIDYVIKKTCISTVLCDVPAKVSLLLDCISDGTHSLRTIILMEEFDSELVARAQQCGVDIISLKDAEALGKAHRQQPVPPSPDDMAIICFTSGTTGNPKGAMLTHRNIVSNISAFVRITKNDCPLSPSDSHISYLPLAHMFERVVQGVLLIHGGHIGFFQGDIRKLMDDLITLRPTVFPVVPRLLNRMYDRIYGQASTPLKKRILEFAFHRKEAEMMSGIMRRNSLWDKLIFKKVQASVGGRVRMMMTGAAPVSTHVLTFLRAALGCQFYEGYGQTECTAGCTVTVPGDWSSGHVGPPLPCNLVKLVDVAEMNYLAVNGEGEVCVKGPNVFKGYLKDPEKTKEAIDEDGWVHTGDIGRWLPNGTLKLVDRKKHIFKLAQGEYIAPEKIENIYIRSEAVAQAFVHGDSLQACLVAIIVPDPDFLPSWASKKGFKGSYEELCSNKEVRGAILEDIVRLGKESGLKSFEQVKDIALHTEPFSIQNGLLTPTLKAKRMELRNHFRQQIDQLYSTIKM from the exons ATGCAGGCTCATGAGCTGTGGAAGCAGCTGCGTCTGCCTGAGCTGGAAGATGTCCGGCAGTATTTCCGTGGTCTGTCCACTCAGACACTGGTGGGTATTGGGGCCTTCGCAGCGCTCACCACCTACGTTTACGCCACAAGGCCCAAAGCCCTTAAACCTATCTGTGACCTAAGCGTGCAGTCTGTGGAGATCCCG GGGGGAGAGTTCGCTCGCAGGTCAGTGCTATTGGACAATGACAcgcttctgtgtttttattatgacGATGCTACAACGATGTATGAGTGCTTCACCAGAGGCATGAGAGTATCAA ataATGGGCCTTGTCTAGGGTCCAGGAAGCCAAAGCAGCCGTATGAATGGCTTTCCTATTCAGAG GTTGCAGAAAGAGCAGCTAATGTGGGCTCAGCTCTGTTGCACAAAGGCCACTCCAAGACCAATGACCAGTACATTGGCATCTTTGCTCAGAACAGACCAGAG TGGACCATTGCAGAGCTGGGCTGCTATACCTACTCACTGGTAGTTGTCCCTCTGTACGACACGCTGGGCACTGAAGCCATCGACTACGTCATCAAAAAGA CATGTATCTCCACTGTGTTGTGTGACGTACCCGCTAAGGTTAGTCTGCTGCTGGACTGCATATCAGACGGAACACACTCACTTCGCACAATCATTCTCATGGAGGAGTTTGACTCAGAGTTGGTCGCTCGAGCCCAGCAGTGTGGTGTGGACATTATTAGCTTGAAAGATGCAGAG GCTCTGGGAAAGGCCCACCGGCAGCAGCCTGTG CCTCCTTCACCTGATGACATGGCTATTATTTGCTTCACCAGTGGAACAACAG gaaacCCGAAGGGGGCAATGCTGACCCACAGAAACATTGTGTCCAATATCTCTGCCTTTGTGAGGATCACAAAG aACGACTGTCCTCTCAGCcccagtgactcacacattTCTTACCTACCTCTGGCGCACATGTTTGAGCGCGTGGTGCAG GGTGTGCTTCTGATCCACGGGGGGCATATCGGCTTTTTCCAGGGAGATATCCGAAAGCTGATGGATGACCTCATAACCCTGCGTCCCACTGTGTTCCCAGTGGTGCCCCGTCTGCTCAACCGCATGTATGATAGG ATATATGGACAGGCCAGCACTCCGCTGAAGAAGCGGATCCTGGAGTTTGCGTTCCACAGGAAGGAAGCTGAGATGATGAGTGGCATTATGAGGAGAAACAGTCTGTGGGACAAACTCATCTTTAAGAAAGTCCAG GCGAGTGTGGGAGGTCGTGTTCGAATGATGATGACTGGAGCTGCTCCAGTTTCTACTCATGTCCTGACTTTCTTGCGTGCAGCACTCGGCTGCCAG TTTTATGAAGGTTATGGGCAAACTGAGTGCACAGCTGGCTGCACAGTGACTGTGCCAGGAGACTGGAGTTCAG GTCACGTTGGACCCCCTCTCCCCTGTAACCTCGTGAAGCTGGTGGACGTTGCTGAAATGAACTATCTTGCCGTGAATGGAGAAGGAGAG gtgtgtgtgaagggtcCGAATGTGTTTAAGGGATATCTGAAAGACCCAGAGAAGACTAAGGAGGCCATTGATGAAGATGGCTGGGTCCACACAGGAGACATTGGCAGGTGGCTGCCG AATGGCACTCTGAAGCTTGTGGACCGTAAGAAGCACATCTTTAAGCTTGCTCAGGGGGAATACATCGCCCCGGAAAAGATTGAGAACATTTACATCAGGAGTGAAGCTGTGGCCCAGGCCTTTGTTCATGGAGACAGCTTACAG GCCTGTTTAGTAGCAATTATTGTCCCTGACCCGGACTTCCTGCCTTCCTGGGCCAGTAAAAAAGGCTTTAAGGGATCTTATGAAGAACTCTGTAGCAACAAG gAAGTGAGAGGTGCCATTTTGGAGGACATTGTTAGACTGGGCAAAGAAAGTGGACTTAAGTCTTTTGAACAG GTGAAGGACATTGCTTTGCACACAGAACCGTTCTCCATCCAGAATGGCCTTCTCACTCCAACCCTCAAAGCCAAGCGAATGGAGCTCAGAAACCACTTCAGGCAGCAAATCGACCAGCTTTACTCCACCATTAAGATGTGA